Proteins encoded together in one Miscanthus floridulus cultivar M001 chromosome 16, ASM1932011v1, whole genome shotgun sequence window:
- the LOC136511004 gene encoding uncharacterized protein, translating to MDSSGSDDESEAGRGPLDHLPNIEGTTPRASVSGPAPPGGGREDASGLAIARPRAEADAPEAWALGKHAVCPVGSMAEVEQAAAGAAEPPPQRVEGASESGEGRPASVDMEVVPLPPPPPLLRRTMEEATQQPPRKRQAEVPALAPHKALKVSASSTAQWVMEAQAAIQHGAASARADPKKPVAQGEATEVATKQAEEEEPTLYEAKARESDGAKAPSVAEATKGEAEAPRTSEAKATEARAPRTTEAIVAEAGAPGTTEAGVAEADVSTVKPAA from the exons ATGGATTCTTCAGGCAGTGATGACGAGAGCGAGGCAGGGCGGGGtcctctggaccatctccctaacatcGAGGGGACTACGCCTAGGGCATCGGTGAGCGGCCCGGCGCCTCCAGGAGGAGGGAGAGAGGATGCCTCGGGGCTGGCGATCGCCCGccctagggccgaggccgacGCGCCCGAGGCATGGGCGTTGGGGAAGCACGCCGTCtgcccggtgggctcgatggcGGAGGTGGAGCAAGCAGCGGCGGGGGCGGCGGAACCACCCccgcagagggtcgagggggcgtcGGAGTCCGGCGAGGGCCGGCCGGCATCGGTGGACATGGAGGTCGTGcctctaccgccgccgccgccgctgttgcGGAGGACGATGGAGGAGGCGACCCAACAGCCTCC CCGAAAGCGTCAGGCGGAAGTGCCTGCCCTGGCGCcacataaggcgctcaaggtgagcgccagctccaccgcccaatgggtgatggaggcgcAAGCTGCCATACAGCATGGCGCGGCCTCGGCCAGGGCCGACCCAAAGAAGCCGGTTGCCCAGGGAGAGGCTACTGAGGTAGCCACGAagcaagcggaggaggaggagcctacgcTCTACGAGGCCAAGGCCCgcgagtcagatggggccaagGCGCCCTCAGTCGCCGAGGCCACcaagggcgaggccgaggcccctcGAACTTCTGAGGCCAAGGCGACGGAGGCCAGGGCACCTAGGACCACTGAGGCCAttgtggcggaggccggagctccTGGGACCACTGAGGCTGGGGTGGCGGAGGCCGATGTGAGCACGGTGAAGCCAGCGGCCTAG